The window GTGGTGATGACTTCATATTAACCAAAATCATGATATTTAATATAGATTTGACCTGGCAGCATGATGCAAAGATcgtgctattttttatttaatgtgaacATTACCCGATTATAATCTGTATAACTGTGTAAAGATTATCATAATAAGTGGATGCTGTGCGTACAGTATATGTGGTGTAAGTGCAGAAAGTAAAGTGATTTCTGTCTGGCCTCTCTGACGCCTTGTGCCtttctatgtgtttttgttaaGCGTGTGTTGTGCACACTAATGGGTGTCTGATGACagatatatttgtatttatgtggatgcgtgggtgtgtgtggatAGATGTGTAAATATGGGACAGatagaaaaaggaaaattacTAATAGcgtactttttctttttttttttccagtgacaTATTTGATGCCATGTTCCCTGTCACACACATTGCTGGGGAAACAGTCATTCAACAAGGtgcgcagaaaaaaaaaagttaatctcAAAGCTAAAATCTCTCTGGGTTACTGTCAGCAGTTGCTCTCAGATTTCTTTACCGTACAGTGCATGATTATAGATGTGGTGAAACAACTCgtaaattgctcgtagtgtgtgatgtgttccCCTTGTGCTCGTGCCTTAAGATGCAGTCATGAGCCAAACACTCCTGCTGCCTCCATTTTAATGGTGAAGTATATTGTCTCGTGGCAAAGACGGTGACAGTTGCTGTTAAGGTGTAGTAACAAATACAAAGACTGTATATGTATACTGAAATGTATATCTTTTTATGTTTCAGTTCACTGGTATTTTTAATCCCACaacaatgataatttccacaatgGCCAAAATCTGTTTATACATTAATTAGAGAGCATACAGTCCACTTGGCAGGTGCTGTGTTCCACATTTTAACCTAGAATGACATGTTTAGGCACTGGACCTAAACTCCAGGCCTGAAtattcgattcccacctcaggacTGTGTGCGTAGACTTTGCATGTTGTCCCCATGCTGGGTGGgtttagaagatgaatgaacaaATGACAGTTTATCCAGCTTCTGATTTGAGGATTGCGGCAGGTCAAAACCAGCAATCGAAGTGGTTGGAGGAaaacaaatacttaaatatgaaatataaacataaatttatagatactctaatataaatatattgtatactgtaatgTAGGCTTGTTTGACAATACCTTTCGCTACAGTAATGgtgtatttctatttttagtggTATTAAAAATGACTTCAAAGTCATTAAATTTGTACTTTAAAATGTACCGATACCTTGAAGATGGAGAATTTTTGGATCATATTGGCTACTGATTGCTTTGTATAATTATATTTGTCCATTCCTCTATAGAATTCTATTTATTTTGGCTATATTTTCTTTACACATTTCGTTCTTAATTTTTCTGTCTcgttcttttttctctttctttccatcTCAGGTGATGAAGGGGACAACTTTTACGTAATTGACCAAGGAGAAGTTGATGTAAGTTAAATGTTGGACCTCAACAAAACATAGGCATTTAATTGCTACTGTTTTATGTACTTGTACTGTATGCTAAGAATAGTACCAAATTATTAGAAGCTAAGCAGTGTCCGATCTGTAAAGAAATCCACTTTGATGTGGAATACACGACAGTATCACCATGTgttatatattttgtgtgtaaTTTTGCCCGTTAGGATCATATCTTAAAATGGTGTGAAGCAGTGCTAAAGTTGTCATGAATTTGTCCTGaagacacatccacacacaaacTTTTCTTTACACGTGTTTGTTGCTCCGGGGAGAATTTGCTCAGATGGGGATCTTGACAGTTGTAAAACAAGATGGGGGATAATaggattttgttttagtttagcAAGCGCGAAAAGATAAACCAAGATGAGATGTTCCCTAGGTTTTCTTTTCAGCTGTGCATTAAGACAGAAACATCTGTCAGCCCTACAGACCAGCAATTTAGCATTTAGCCTCTAGCAGAAAGCTTCTTTAAAAGCTAGCTTGTTTCTGCCACTGTGCTGCGGATCTTACTCTATATTGACTCTAACTCTTAATTGATTCAAGAACTATAACACTATAAAGGGACATTGGTGActtagtggtaggtttctcgcctgccatgcggaaagcctgggttcgattcccagccaatacccaaaccccagccgttgggtgcagtgccggtcccaagcctggataaaatggtaGGGGTTGCGTCAGATAGGGCATCTGACTTAAAGCCTACTCCAGGCTTGTGTGTGGATCTGTTGTCGcgaccccttgccaggagcGCCTAAAAGGCCAACAGCAATTATCACACTGTGAATGGTAATCTCTTACCactgtttccatttttttttatcttttaatgtCTTTTGTCAGGTATATGTGAACGGTGAGTGGGTGACAAGTATTGGAGAGGGTGGCAGTTTTGGGGAGCTTGCTCTTATATATGGAACTCCACGTGCTGCCACTGTTAAAGCCAAGACCGATCTCAAGCTCTGGGGAATTGACCGTGACAGCTACCGCCGCATTCTTATGGTATGTACATAATATAATAGTTATAgtacattttaacttaaacccACCCCTCCCACAAACATTCCCTAATATACTGAACAGACCTAGGAACCATGGAATCTAGCAAAACACAGGTACAGTGAGCTGGTTTGGGAGGTTAGACCCCAGTTCCCATGCCTTATCGATGGGAAAAGTATGGTGGAAAAGATATAAGGCCACTTGGTGACAACCTAAAATATAATCTGTGTCTCTTGTCTCCCCAGGGCAGTACACTGAGAAAGAGGAAGATGTATGAAGAGTTCCTGAGTAAGGTTTCAATACTGGGTGAGCAGTGCTTAAATTCACTAATCATTTCTGTCAGTTTTATATGGAAGAATGaaatatctaaaaaaagaagaaaaaaaaagcactcgGGACCACTTAGTATAAACTGTACAGTTTATAAAAGTCATTCCCTTAAAACAATAAGCTTTCTCTGCCAGTTTTTTACTTGAAATTTCTCAAAGTGAGGCATGATCAGGAGTCACActcaatgtattttattaaatgttttgttaatcCAATTTATCTGTCTAATCTAAAGAAAAAATCAAATCCAATCAAATTAAAATAGGGCTCTCTCACTATTTATTTGAATGTAATTTGTGGAACTATTGACTGTCCTTTCTATTTCTGCATGACATCTATTGTACAGTAGTACCTGTATGACAGTTAATTCTTGGTCATTACTCTGTATACGGGGTTTtatgctgtaatgtaattagttactttaaaaagtaacgtcccccaacactggtcagTAGCTCAACTAACTATTGACCTTCTGACCTCAGAGTATTCAGGGGTCACATGCTACTCTCTGCTGTTGTAAGACAGGGTTTTACTTTGGTCCCCATTTAAATGAAAGATGTTTTTCAGGAAGATCTTTATTGATAAAAACGATAGTTTCAGTAGTTATTAAAAATGGGAATCATCAGTGACCGTCTGAGAatatattatcatgatacctagtTGCCAATTTGattaatattttgatatttagattttatatgAATCCCCATttgatattagttttttttttctaattttgttagaattttaaagacttttaatctttaaaataataaacaaaagtttTCATTCTTAGCTTTATTCACCAGCTTCACAACTGAATTAAATATGGGTAATAAAATGTTGCCCATTCCTTATGTCATAATTAGTAATTTCTAAATGACCTTggtaaataattcactcctaccacaggGAAAGCCGATGTACGAATAGTTTAGCACTTATAGGATTttaaatttaccacatttgcgAGCACACGTTTGAAGACTGAATATCTCTCATgttgttttgagactggtgtaagagTGTTTAATGAGAGGGTTCGAGACTGACTgattttggagaaaaaggcagattagAGTCTTCTTAACGTATGCaacttttgataatgtaatgccaTGAAAATTGCATGTAATGCACCTTATATCCAGGGCTGATCGGTCAGGCCGACCAAGCTGAAAACCAACTGGCTGATCAGTGGTATTGTGTAGATTCCCCACCAAAATAGCTCTGACCCCTcaaggcatgactccacaagaccgcTGAAAATGTGCTGTGGTGACTGGCGCCAGGACATTAGCAGCAGATACTTTAAGTGCTGTAATTTACAAGGTGGCGCCTCCATAGATCAGAGTTGTTTGTCCAGCCCAGCATATCTCAGGGATGCTTGactggattaagatctggggagtctGAAGGCCAGATCAGCAACCTTAAACATGTTGCCTGCTAAGTCCCATACACAGAAAGTTCCACAGAGTGTATTGATAAATTTCTATCACAGCCAGCATTCACTTTTTTTCAGCAGCTTGTGCATGTTTGTCAGTAGTTTGTACAGATAGGCTAGCCTTTCCTCCCCACAGACATAAATGAGCCTTCATTgatccatgatcctgtcacgaGTTTACTGGTAAATAAATCGATACCATTTTATCCTCAGATCCCAAAACCAACAACCTAGAGCGTAAGACGCCAGAGCCGCCACTCCCAAAAAGGCAAAGAAAATAAGAGGagaagtaagagagagagagagagagaaagaaagagaggaaaggACTAGAAAAATGGCAGCAATGATTGCTGgtttaataatatttcatattcagtttttttcttaatgacTAATATAGTCCACAGAGGACTGGGTCAGACATGTCACAtccataaaaggaaaaaaagcatgaagTGAAAACTGCTATAATGCCAGTTTATCCTACATAATTTATAGCAAAAATCTTGACTATTCATAACAAAATTgaaaacattgaaataaataaaaacagtgtattttatatataacacaTACAACTTTATTAATTTTGTGTAACTAAGTTCTTCGATATACCatttaatattgattttttttttgtatgccgGAAGTTTTAAACAGTGTTTATCTTTTTCtcaagttattttaaatgttctgtTCCAGAATCGCTGGAGAAGTGGGAAAGGTTGACAGTAGCTGATGCTTTAGAGCCTGTACAGTTTGATGATGGTGAAAAAATTGTAGTGCAAGGAGAAGCAGGAGATGACTTCTACATCAtcacagaggtgtgtgtgtgcgcgtgtgcgtgtggTCAGTCAACATTCATTTTCAAGGGAAGAAATTTGGTTAAAAAATTTTGAATGAGCGTGATGAAAAATCACTTAAACGTTTGGTGATATCACATCATACAAAACTATTGTAAAACTTACAGCTATGTTAGTGAAAGGAAGACGATTTCCAGTTTACAATGTAAAGAGGACTGAAAATGATAACAACTTAATAGCCGTAGCCTTAATAAAACCACTTATAAGTAAGGTTAATCAATAAGAACACCCTGTCCCAGAGTGATGGGAGCATCAGGATAGGAAGAGGGATGGATGAAGTTATGTACCCATCATGCCTCTGGGGTTTTTCtcttggtcaggtctaggttcaggaATGTTATGTGGccaaaaatgaggtcagctgactacctgaatatactgaatgaccaggctTAAATGATCTGgctcaaactgtgaaagagtggGTCAGGAAGTAGGGAAACAACATTTCCACaaatggattggccaccacagagtccagaacTTAACCCCATTGAGTATCTTTGGGATTTGCTGAAGAAGACTTTACGCAGCAgtctgactctcccatcatTAATATAAGATGTTGGAGAAAAATTAATGTGACTATGGGTGATAATATATGTTGTGTCATTGCCTATATGTTGTGTaacaataatatacaatattggACATTTtcagcatatacagtagtacacacatttctctctcatttaataaaaaatgtatcatgcatttaataataaattaaatgttttaagattttttttctgtgaaattttaatttcttttgtatGAAGCAAAGTCTGTCTttctgactctctctctttctcacacacacacttttttttcaggGGACTGCATCTGTCCTGCAGCGCAGGTCTGACAATGAGGAGTATATAGAGGTGGGCCGCCTTGGACCCTCTGACTACTTTGGTGAGTGAAATTAACCATCATTTAAATCAAGTTCAATGAGCAGGAAATTCTGATCTGTCATCTCCTGTTTAGGTCCCTAACTCTGCACATTCTGTCAGAGAGCGAACAAGTAATATCACAACTAAAGACACTACTTATGATGGAGAAAGAATGACCAAACATCTTATACTCAACACATTGAACAAGCTGCATATTGAGGATTTGTTGATAGTTTAGACATATCTAGCATGGATGGCCTCTTTATGCTATCTTTAGATAAAAACATGTGGcagaatgaaaaattaaaaaaatacaatggaaTATAATGGTAGCACAAAATTATTGATGAAGATAGGGGGCAAAAACTGTATATGTTAACACAAGCAAGAAACAAAACAGGAACAAGCATTTCCATCCACAAAACTGTTGTTTACTCCATGGTTTGTGTTGTTCCACTCTACTCAGTGTAAGCACTAGAGGCTATTGTGCAAAACAAATCCCTGgagttttaaaaattattatccACACATGACCAAAGACAGAAAATCACAGTTTTTCTTTGTTGTAATGTTTGATGTAAAAATTACCCAAAGCTCATATAATTGGCTTATTagaaaagataataaataataatgtggaggaaaaaaaaattcctaattTTAAAGTTGATGTGAGTATAAATTTTACTCCACATACCACATTTGGTCAcacggattgagatctggggaattatGCAAGCCAATTCATGGCAGATTCACCTCGTAAGGCGCAGGAAATAAAGTACCTGCTGCTAACATGATGCCAGATACCACAGGGCATTATGTTGTAGAAACCATGCCTCAATAACACATTATATTGGATGAAACGTAATACTATTTAATATATCAggtattgtttaaaatgtaaaaagtataaTGCTCATTTGATGTTTCTTTCTGCAGGTGAAATAGCGCTGCTGTTGAACAGGCCACGTGCAGCCACTGTGGTGGCCAGAGGCCCACTGAAATGTGTAAAGCTGGACAGGCCACGTTTTGAGCGCGTTCTAGGGCCCTGCTCTGAAATCTTGAAGAGAAATATCCAGAGATACAACAGCTTTATCTCCCTTACTGTCTGAACCACTAAAAATATGAAAGGCTTGAAATACTTcagattttttagattttagatttatttaaaaggaTTCTGTTTGATTCTGTTGGAGTTTCTGTGTGATTCTTCTATGTAACCCAGctactttattgtttttcttatttttaaatacttgctTTATGTGATAAAAATGTGGCATGGATTATGGAGTGTACGCTCTAGGCCTTATTCAGCATCTTGTTGGTGCAGTCTTTCCTCCTGCTACTGTatcttgtttcttttatttacttctACTGTTGCCATCGTGGAggaatatttattcatttttaggtTTCAAAAGGTGAATCAGAGAGGTTGTataaatgttacagtatattttggtGCATGCGATTACAGTGAACTGAACAAAGTGAAACAGAGCAAGTCCGAGACAGATATTTGGTTT of the Clarias gariepinus isolate MV-2021 ecotype Netherlands chromosome 16, CGAR_prim_01v2, whole genome shotgun sequence genome contains:
- the LOC128544571 gene encoding cAMP-dependent protein kinase type I-beta regulatory subunit, with amino-acid sequence MATSSPNLEEDESLRGCEVFVQKHNIQQILKECIVNLCIAKPERPMKFLREHFEKLEKEESKQILARQKSNSQSDSHDDEVSPPPPNPVVKARRRRGGVSAEVYTEEDAFSYVRKVIPKDYKTMTALAKAISKNVLFVHLDDNERSDIFDAMFPVTHIAGETVIQQGDEGDNFYVIDQGEVDVYVNGEWVTSIGEGGSFGELALIYGTPRAATVKAKTDLKLWGIDRDSYRRILMGSTLRKRKMYEEFLSKVSILESLEKWERLTVADALEPVQFDDGEKIVVQGEAGDDFYIITEGTASVLQRRSDNEEYIEVGRLGPSDYFGEIALLLNRPRAATVVARGPLKCVKLDRPRFERVLGPCSEILKRNIQRYNSFISLTV